A section of the Castanea sativa cultivar Marrone di Chiusa Pesio chromosome 12, ASM4071231v1 genome encodes:
- the LOC142620402 gene encoding uncharacterized protein LOC142620402 — protein sequence MNLKMISWNVRGLNEVGKRLQIHWLYLGSKGASGGIVMMWDRRAVEKVEEAVGRFSISCKFKNVGNQFEWTFTGLYGPNSNKRRRKMWEELTGLISWWDVPWCLRGDFNIISFPLERLGATTFTPAMHEFSNFISLHGLMDIPIEGGLYTWSNNFSASRIDRFLCSPLLADHFPLFAQRRLSKVLSDHYPILLERGSHRRGNPGFILAKKLAALKLDLKKWNEAEFGNVTLKKQQLWNKLNDLDVREETQPLTDEEKLEQANLHTEIEKLTLLEEISWRQKSRVLHLREGDASTKAFHRMTNSNRRNNGIESLMVDGILSSDQDRPFEEAEIFDVIQDFNGDKAPGPDGFPMAFFQACWGILKTDLIAVFHHFFAKGQFEKSLNATFITLIPKKNPAIEVKDFRPISLVKGVYKIIAKVLATRLHTVMEDIISSFQNAFVRNRQILDPVLIANECLDNRVKTSLPRLLCKLDVKKAFDHVNWGFLMQLLERSGFSAKWR from the exons ATGAACCTGAAGATGATTTCCTGGAATGTCAGAGGATTGAATGAGGTTGGGAAGAGACTTCAGATTC ATTGGTTGTACTTGGGTTCAAAAGGTGCTTCTGGAGGTATTGTAATGATGTGGGATCGGAGGGCAGTGGAAAAGGTGGAAGAAGCAGTAGGGCGTTTTTCTATTTCAtgcaaatttaaaaatgtaggCAATCAATTTGAGTGGACTTTTACAGGTTTATATGGGCCAAATTCGAACAAGAGGCGTAGGAAGATGTGGGAGGAACTGACAGGGCTGATTAGTTGGTGGGATGTGCCATGGTGCCTAAGAGGTGACTTTAATATAATCAGCTTCCCATTGGAAAGATTAGGGGCTACAACTTTTACTCCGGCTATGCatgaattttctaattttatttctttacatGGGCTGATGGATATACCGATAGAAGGAGGCCTTTATACTTGGTCCAACAATTTCTCTGCCTCTAGAATAGACCGGTTTCTTTGCTCTCCGCTATTGGCAGATCACTTCCCTCTATTTGCACAAAGAAGGTTGTCTAAGGTACTCTCAGACCACTACCCAATTTTGTTGGAGAGGGGGAGTCATCGGAGAG GCAACCCGGGTTTTATACTAGCTAAGAAGTTGGCAGCTTTGAAGTTGGACCTAAAAAAATGGAACGAAGCGGAATTTGGCAATGTCACTTTAAAGAAACAGCAGTTATGGAACAAATTGAATGACTTGGATGTTAGAGAGGAGACTCAACCTTTAACAGATGAGGAGAAGTTAGAACAAGCTAATCTCCATACCGAGATTGAAAAGCTTACTCTTTTAGAAGAGATTAGTTGGAGGCAGAAGTCTAGGGTGCTACACTTGAGGGAGGGGGACGCAAGTACAAAAGCTTTTCATAGGATGACTAATTCCAATAGAAGAAATAATGGTATTGAAAGCCTTATGGTTGATGGAATCTTGTCTTCTGATCAAG ATAGACCCTTTGAGGAGGCTGAAATTTTTGATGTCATACAAGATTTTAATGGTGACAAAGCGCCTGGACCAGATGGGTTTCCAATGGCCTTCTTCCAAGCATGTTGGGGTATTCTTAAAACTGATCTTATAGCTgtttttcaccatttttttgctaaaggtcAGTTTGAGAAAAGCTTGAATGCAACGTTCATCActctcatccctaaaaaaaatccaGCAATTGAAGTCAAGGATTTTCGCCCCATTAGTCTTGTTAAGGGGGTTTATAAAATCATTGCTAAGGTCTTAGCCACCAGACTTCACACGGTCATGGAAgatataatttcttcttttcaaaatgcttttgtgagGAACAGACAGATTCTTGACCCTGTgcttattgctaatgaatgcCTCGACAATAGAGTGAAAACTAGTTTGCCAAGGTTACTTTGCAAATTAGATGTTAAGAAGGCTTTTGATCATGTCAACTGGGGTTTTCTTATGCAATTACTAGAACGGAGTGGGTTCTCTGCTAAATGGAGGtag